Proteins co-encoded in one Flavobacterium sp. M31R6 genomic window:
- a CDS encoding GDCCVxC domain-containing (seleno)protein, which translates to MELKSTLTCPNCGHKKDEMMPTDACQFFYECEKCKTVLRPKQGDCCVFCSYGTVKCPPIQAGDKCC; encoded by the coding sequence GTGGAGCTAAAATCAACTTTAACTTGTCCAAACTGCGGACACAAAAAAGATGAAATGATGCCAACGGATGCTTGTCAATTTTTTTATGAATGTGAAAAGTGCAAAACAGTTTTAAGACCAAAACAAGGAGATTGCTGTGTTTTTTGTAGCTATGGCACTGTAAAATGTCCCCCTATACAAGCAGGAGATAAATGTTGTTAA
- a CDS encoding heavy metal translocating P-type ATPase, producing MINTDPKHKHIYDAQGKMTCCSQEVKINHLADKKTKAKTKKDSCCGDDEPVKAQHKNNDDHDDGHNHDAHSHDEHSDDDEHDHSGGDQTTLQMFLPAIISFTLLLVAIGFDNYFTPTWFTDWVRTAWYIIAYLPVGLPVLKEAFESIRKGEIFSEFLLMSIATIGAFAISEYPEGVAVMLFYAIGEVFQTLAVQRAKSNIKALLDQRPDTATVMEGKNAVSKKASEITIGEIIQLKPGEKLALDGKLISDTASFNTAALTGESKPDTKQKDETVLAGMINLNTVVLVEVTTAYSDSKLSKILEMVQEATAKKAPTELFIRKFAKIYTPAVVFAAIAICLIPIAFVDNYVFSDWLYRALIFLVISCPCALVISIPLGYFGGIGAASKNGILVKGSNFLDIMATIQVVVMDKTGTLTKGVFKVQKVVAVDISEADLVKFTAALETKSTHPVGTAIIEYAKGTEKNTTVTDVEEIAGHGLKGKVDGNEILAGNVKLMKKFNISYDAEIDNTPFTIIVIAINQKYSGYFLIADEIKEDAKQAIESLHRINVKTVMLSGDKQAVVDAVAKELNIDQAYGDLLPENKVEKVEELKSENLKIAFVGDGVNDAPVVALADAGIAMGGLGSDATIETADIVIQNDQPYKIFTAINIGKKTKQIVYQNIGLAFAVKAIVLVLGAGGLATMWEAVFADVGVALLAILNAVRIQRMKF from the coding sequence ATGATAAATACAGACCCAAAACACAAGCATATTTATGACGCACAAGGCAAAATGACTTGTTGCTCACAAGAAGTAAAAATAAATCATTTGGCAGATAAAAAAACTAAAGCCAAAACCAAAAAAGACAGTTGCTGTGGCGATGACGAACCTGTAAAAGCACAGCACAAAAACAATGACGATCACGATGACGGTCACAATCACGATGCGCACAGCCACGACGAACATTCAGACGATGACGAGCACGACCATTCAGGCGGTGACCAAACCACGCTTCAAATGTTTCTACCGGCAATCATAAGTTTTACACTATTACTTGTCGCAATTGGTTTCGACAACTATTTTACACCAACTTGGTTTACAGATTGGGTTAGAACTGCGTGGTATATAATAGCCTATTTACCTGTTGGATTACCTGTGCTTAAAGAAGCATTTGAAAGCATCCGAAAAGGTGAAATATTTTCAGAGTTTTTATTAATGAGTATTGCTACCATTGGAGCTTTTGCAATTAGCGAATATCCAGAAGGTGTTGCTGTAATGCTGTTTTATGCAATTGGCGAAGTGTTTCAAACATTGGCAGTTCAAAGGGCAAAATCAAACATTAAAGCATTATTAGACCAAAGACCGGATACTGCAACTGTAATGGAAGGTAAAAATGCTGTTTCTAAAAAAGCATCTGAAATCACAATTGGAGAAATTATTCAATTAAAACCTGGAGAAAAACTGGCACTGGACGGAAAGTTAATTTCTGACACCGCTTCGTTCAACACTGCTGCCCTAACAGGAGAAAGTAAACCTGATACCAAACAAAAAGACGAAACCGTTCTTGCTGGAATGATAAACCTGAATACAGTTGTTTTGGTCGAAGTAACAACGGCTTATTCAGATAGTAAGCTCTCAAAAATCTTGGAAATGGTGCAGGAAGCAACCGCCAAAAAAGCACCAACCGAATTGTTCATCAGAAAATTTGCCAAAATATACACGCCAGCAGTAGTGTTTGCAGCTATTGCCATTTGTCTCATACCTATTGCTTTTGTCGATAATTATGTTTTCAGCGATTGGTTGTACAGAGCATTAATCTTTTTGGTTATTTCCTGTCCTTGTGCGTTAGTAATCTCCATTCCGTTAGGATATTTTGGAGGAATTGGTGCAGCAAGTAAAAACGGAATTCTGGTCAAAGGATCTAATTTTCTGGATATAATGGCAACCATTCAAGTGGTCGTTATGGATAAAACAGGAACACTGACCAAAGGCGTTTTCAAAGTTCAAAAAGTGGTTGCTGTGGATATTTCCGAAGCTGATTTAGTAAAATTTACGGCTGCATTAGAAACCAAATCGACTCACCCCGTTGGAACAGCTATTATTGAATATGCAAAAGGAACAGAGAAAAACACAACCGTTACCGACGTCGAAGAAATTGCAGGACACGGATTAAAAGGCAAAGTAGATGGAAACGAAATCTTGGCAGGAAATGTAAAACTGATGAAGAAATTCAATATCAGTTATGATGCCGAAATCGACAATACACCTTTCACGATTATCGTTATTGCCATCAATCAAAAATATTCTGGCTATTTTCTAATTGCAGACGAAATAAAAGAAGATGCCAAACAAGCTATCGAAAGTTTACATAGAATAAATGTAAAAACAGTAATGCTTTCGGGAGACAAACAAGCCGTTGTTGATGCTGTTGCCAAAGAGTTAAATATCGATCAAGCCTATGGCGATTTATTGCCTGAAAATAAGGTAGAGAAAGTAGAAGAACTCAAATCTGAAAACTTAAAAATTGCTTTTGTTGGCGATGGTGTAAACGATGCACCAGTAGTTGCCCTTGCCGATGCAGGAATTGCAATGGGTGGTTTAGGCAGTGATGCAACAATTGAAACTGCAGATATTGTCATTCAAAATGACCAGCCATATAAAATATTTACAGCGATAAACATCGGCAAAAAAACCAAGCAAATTGTGTATCAAAACATTGGACTGGCATTTGCAGTAAAAGCGATTGTTCTTGTTCTTGGAGCTGGTGGTCTGGCAACAATGTGGGAAGCCGTTTTTGCAGATGTAGGTGTAGCATTGCTTGCCATTTTAAACGCAGTCAGAATACAGAGAATGAAGTTTTAA
- a CDS encoding efflux RND transporter permease subunit, translated as MVEKLISFSLKNRFVVLLVSACLFAWGVYSVQQNPIDAIPDLSENQVIVFTEWMGRSPQVIEAQVTYPLVSNLQGIPKVKNIRGASMFGMSFVYIVFEDNVDIYWARTRVLERLNYAQRLLPQNVVPTLGPDGTGVGHIFWYHLDANGMDLGEQRALQDWYVKFALQTVPGVAEVASFGGFEKQYQLVLDPLKMQYYKVTMMEVMNAVKANNNDVGGRKFEMSDMSYIIRGLGYIKNIKDVEEIAIKNYNSIPVRVKDIGSIQMGGDLRLGIFDENGTGEVVGGIVVMRYGENADNVIKAVKAKMKEVERGLPEGVTFKTSYDRSELIEKAIESVKGTLIEEMIAVSIVVLLFLFHWRSALIILIQIPISVAVAFIFLQAFGISSNIMSLTGIALAIGVLVDDGIVMVENAYRTISEKQEEMDNNQ; from the coding sequence ATGGTAGAAAAATTAATATCATTTTCATTAAAAAACCGATTCGTTGTCTTGCTCGTTTCGGCCTGTTTATTTGCTTGGGGTGTTTATAGTGTGCAACAAAATCCTATTGACGCCATTCCCGATTTGTCCGAAAATCAAGTAATTGTATTTACAGAATGGATGGGAAGAAGTCCGCAGGTTATAGAAGCGCAAGTAACTTATCCTTTGGTTTCAAATCTTCAGGGAATTCCAAAAGTCAAGAATATTCGTGGTGCTTCTATGTTTGGAATGAGCTTCGTATATATTGTTTTTGAGGACAATGTCGATATTTATTGGGCAAGAACAAGAGTTTTGGAACGACTGAATTATGCTCAACGATTACTACCTCAAAATGTAGTTCCTACGCTTGGCCCTGATGGTACGGGTGTTGGTCACATATTTTGGTATCATTTAGATGCCAATGGTATGGATTTGGGAGAGCAAAGAGCTTTGCAGGATTGGTACGTGAAATTTGCATTGCAAACGGTTCCAGGAGTTGCTGAAGTAGCTTCTTTTGGAGGCTTTGAAAAACAATACCAATTGGTTTTGGATCCTTTGAAAATGCAATATTATAAAGTCACTATGATGGAAGTGATGAATGCTGTTAAAGCCAATAATAATGATGTAGGAGGACGGAAATTCGAAATGAGTGATATGTCATACATCATAAGGGGTTTGGGGTATATAAAAAACATAAAGGACGTAGAAGAAATTGCCATCAAAAATTACAATTCTATTCCGGTGCGGGTAAAAGATATCGGTTCCATTCAAATGGGAGGCGATTTGCGTTTGGGTATTTTTGATGAAAATGGCACAGGAGAAGTCGTTGGTGGTATCGTAGTTATGCGATACGGAGAAAATGCAGATAATGTCATAAAAGCGGTCAAAGCCAAAATGAAAGAAGTGGAGAGAGGACTACCCGAGGGCGTAACTTTTAAAACCTCTTATGACAGAAGCGAATTGATTGAGAAAGCAATTGAATCTGTCAAAGGAACGCTAATCGAAGAAATGATTGCCGTTTCAATAGTGGTGTTGCTTTTTCTTTTTCATTGGCGAAGCGCATTAATTATCTTGATACAAATACCAATTTCGGTGGCGGTTGCCTTTATCTTCCTGCAGGCTTTTGGAATTTCTTCAAATATTATGTCGCTCACGGGAATTGCTTTAGCAATTGGTGTTTTGGTTGATGACGGAATTGTAATGGTAGAGAATGCGTATAGGACAATTTCTGAGAAACAGGAAGAAATGGATAATAACCAATAA
- a CDS encoding heavy metal-binding domain-containing protein — translation MKNLIIVLSAFFAFSTVASAQDGTKKEEQKTIYVCPTHPDEKNSSAGKCPECGMELIKTTVKVDTHAQKGSQPQSKIVTKYVCPMDGSTSDKPGKCSKCAMAMVKTTEKIDLHPQKGSQPTSKTVTKYVCSMDGTTSDKPGQCAKCGMGLVKVTEKVDLHPQKGSQPQSKIVTKYVCPMDGSTSDVPGKCPKCGMDMTQTENHKH, via the coding sequence ATGAAAAATTTAATTATCGTATTAAGTGCATTTTTTGCATTTAGTACAGTAGCGTCAGCACAAGACGGTACAAAAAAGGAAGAGCAAAAAACAATTTACGTTTGCCCTACGCATCCTGACGAGAAAAATTCAAGTGCAGGTAAATGCCCTGAATGCGGAATGGAATTGATTAAAACCACTGTAAAAGTAGATACCCATGCTCAAAAAGGAAGTCAGCCTCAAAGTAAAATTGTAACAAAATATGTCTGTCCGATGGACGGATCAACTTCCGACAAACCAGGTAAATGTTCTAAATGTGCAATGGCAATGGTAAAAACCACTGAAAAAATTGATTTGCACCCGCAAAAAGGAAGTCAGCCTACGAGTAAAACTGTGACAAAATATGTTTGCTCGATGGACGGCACAACTTCTGATAAACCGGGTCAATGCGCTAAATGTGGAATGGGTTTGGTAAAAGTCACCGAAAAAGTTGATTTGCACCCTCAAAAAGGAAGTCAGCCTCAAAGTAAAATTGTGACAAAATATGTTTGTCCTATGGATGGTTCCACTTCAGATGTTCCTGGAAAATGTCCTAAATGCGGTATGGATATGACGCAAACAGAAAACCATAAACACTAA
- a CDS encoding DUF3347 domain-containing protein: protein MKNIILSAIAMSFVLISCNQKNKQEETVTSAPNETEAKATAVKVNPNSFSIKEIVTDYLSLKNALTKDDSNATADAGKEMVATLGKIDMKKLSSEQMKTYMDIADDLKEHAEHIGDNAGNIAHQREHFVLMSKDINDLITTFGTEQKLYQDFCPMADEGKGAIWISELKDIKNPYYGSEMLTCGSVRKEF from the coding sequence ATGAAAAATATAATTCTTTCAGCGATAGCAATGTCATTCGTATTAATTTCTTGCAACCAAAAAAACAAGCAAGAAGAAACAGTTACTTCAGCACCTAATGAAACTGAAGCTAAAGCTACAGCTGTAAAAGTTAATCCAAATTCTTTTTCCATTAAAGAAATTGTAACGGATTATTTGTCTTTAAAAAATGCTTTGACTAAAGACGATTCTAACGCTACTGCCGATGCAGGAAAAGAAATGGTGGCGACTTTGGGGAAAATTGATATGAAAAAATTATCTAGTGAACAAATGAAAACCTATATGGATATTGCCGATGATCTCAAAGAACACGCTGAACATATTGGAGATAATGCGGGGAACATAGCACACCAAAGAGAGCATTTTGTTTTAATGAGCAAAGACATCAATGATTTGATAACCACTTTTGGAACAGAACAAAAACTATATCAGGATTTTTGCCCAATGGCAGATGAAGGAAAAGGAGCTATTTGGATAAGCGAGTTAAAAGACATCAAAAATCCATATTATGGTTCAGAAATGCTTACTTGTGGTTCCGTTAGAAAAGAATTCTAG
- a CDS encoding heme-binding domain-containing protein, whose protein sequence is MRRIFKKIFFIGLIIFLLMQFYQPARNIGFEQDVTANFTKVYNVPKSVETILRTSCYDCHSNKTDYPWYSNIQPVRFFMDSHINEGKEELNFNEFGNYSKRKQNSKLKAMSKQIKLNEMPLASYTLIHKNAILSVSQKQELMNWINTLKNN, encoded by the coding sequence ATGAGAAGAATCTTCAAAAAAATATTTTTTATTGGATTAATTATTTTTTTACTGATGCAGTTTTATCAACCTGCTCGAAACATTGGTTTTGAGCAGGATGTAACTGCAAATTTTACAAAAGTATATAATGTCCCTAAAAGTGTAGAAACTATACTGCGAACCTCTTGTTATGATTGTCACAGCAACAAAACCGATTATCCTTGGTATTCAAACATTCAGCCTGTTCGTTTTTTTATGGATAGCCATATAAATGAAGGCAAAGAGGAATTGAACTTTAATGAATTTGGAAATTATTCAAAACGCAAACAGAATAGCAAATTAAAAGCTATGAGTAAACAAATAAAGTTGAATGAAATGCCTTTGGCTTCTTATACTTTGATCCATAAAAACGCAATACTTTCGGTTAGTCAAAAACAGGAACTAATGAATTGGATCAATACACTTAAAAATAACTAA
- a CDS encoding efflux RND transporter permease subunit, which translates to MKDKLKNIFKKENDPLSSDEKLKLIESSSKLVGPGVFYSTIIVIASFLPVFLLTGMEGKLFSPLAWTKSFILIVDAFFAITLTPVLISFLLKGKLRTENKNPINRKLESIYTPILTLCLKWRKTVLAVNIVALLIGVLMFTRLGSEFMPPLDEGSVLFMPVTLPDVSNSEVKRILQVQDRLIKSIPEVAHVLGKAGRANTATDNSPISMIETIILLKPHNEWREGKTKADIINDINNKLQIPGVTNGFTQPIINRINMLSTGIRTDVGIKIYGENLDTINALSQKIKMALDGTSGVKDLYAEPITGGKYIDIEPKREVIGRYGLSIDDINNVVEASIGGMKLTTTIEGRQRFSVNARYAQEYRSSIEALKKLQVQTMDFGPIPLETVADVKISDGPPMINSENAMLRGSVLFNVRDRDLGSTVKEAQKKLNEMITKMPKGYYVEWSGQWENQIRANKTLGLILPIVVVIIFLILYFTYHSMKEALITMITVPFALIGGVFMVYFYGINLSVAVAVGFIALFGLAVETAMLITIYLNEAMNKMVEKHGNSKQTLTEEIVREYIIDGSAKRLRPKLMTVSVSLFGLIPILWATGTGADVMLPITVPLIGGTITSTIYVLLVTPVVFEMVKLHELRTKGKISLIDAKH; encoded by the coding sequence ATGAAAGATAAACTGAAAAATATATTCAAAAAAGAAAATGACCCGTTATCTTCCGATGAGAAACTGAAGCTAATTGAATCCTCTTCCAAATTGGTTGGACCGGGTGTTTTTTATTCGACAATAATAGTAATTGCTTCATTTTTACCCGTATTCCTGCTTACGGGAATGGAGGGTAAATTGTTTAGTCCATTGGCTTGGACAAAATCTTTTATACTAATTGTGGATGCGTTTTTTGCGATTACACTTACTCCTGTGCTGATTAGTTTTTTACTTAAAGGCAAACTTCGTACAGAAAATAAAAATCCGATAAACAGAAAATTGGAAAGCATTTATACTCCAATTTTGACGCTTTGTTTAAAATGGAGAAAAACAGTTTTGGCAGTCAATATTGTGGCGCTGTTAATTGGTGTGTTAATGTTTACAAGACTTGGTTCTGAATTTATGCCTCCGCTCGACGAAGGTTCTGTTTTATTTATGCCTGTAACATTGCCCGATGTGTCCAATTCTGAAGTGAAACGAATTTTACAGGTTCAGGACCGATTGATAAAATCAATTCCCGAAGTGGCTCACGTTTTAGGAAAAGCAGGCAGAGCCAATACAGCAACGGACAACAGCCCCATAAGTATGATTGAAACAATTATTTTGCTGAAGCCCCACAACGAATGGAGAGAAGGTAAAACAAAAGCGGATATTATAAATGATATAAACAATAAACTGCAAATACCGGGAGTAACCAATGGTTTTACACAACCGATTATCAATCGTATCAATATGCTTTCTACAGGTATCAGAACCGATGTGGGAATAAAAATCTACGGGGAAAATTTAGACACCATTAATGCTTTATCACAAAAAATAAAAATGGCATTGGATGGAACTTCGGGAGTAAAAGACTTGTACGCTGAACCTATTACGGGCGGAAAATACATTGATATTGAACCCAAAAGAGAAGTTATTGGTAGATACGGACTAAGCATCGATGATATTAACAATGTAGTGGAAGCTTCAATTGGAGGTATGAAACTCACCACAACCATCGAGGGAAGACAGCGTTTTTCGGTAAACGCACGATATGCACAAGAATATCGAAGTAGTATTGAAGCCTTGAAAAAGCTACAAGTACAAACAATGGATTTTGGCCCAATTCCTTTGGAAACGGTTGCCGATGTAAAAATAAGCGATGGCCCGCCAATGATAAACAGCGAAAATGCAATGCTTCGTGGAAGTGTATTGTTTAATGTTCGTGACCGTGATTTAGGAAGTACCGTCAAAGAAGCACAGAAAAAACTGAATGAAATGATAACCAAAATGCCCAAAGGGTATTATGTGGAATGGAGCGGTCAATGGGAAAACCAAATCAGAGCCAACAAAACATTGGGTTTAATTCTGCCAATTGTTGTCGTGATTATTTTCCTCATTCTCTATTTCACTTATCATTCTATGAAAGAGGCTTTGATTACAATGATAACGGTTCCGTTTGCATTAATCGGGGGAGTTTTTATGGTGTATTTCTATGGGATTAATTTATCGGTGGCTGTAGCAGTCGGTTTTATTGCTTTGTTTGGTTTGGCTGTCGAAACAGCTATGTTAATCACTATATATTTGAATGAAGCGATGAACAAAATGGTCGAAAAACACGGTAACAGCAAACAAACCCTAACAGAAGAAATAGTGAGAGAGTATATTATTGATGGTTCTGCCAAACGATTACGTCCAAAACTGATGACAGTTTCTGTTTCATTATTTGGATTAATCCCCATTCTTTGGGCAACGGGAACAGGAGCAGATGTGATGCTCCCAATCACTGTTCCGCTCATAGGAGGAACAATTACTTCAACAATTTATGTATTATTAGTAACCCCGGTTGTTTTTGAAATGGTGAAACTTCACGAGTTAAGAACAAAAGGAAAAATTAGTCTCATAGATGCAAAACATTAA
- a CDS encoding DUF3943 domain-containing protein — protein sequence MITILNKIFFTLPMIQTKNNICSLLFTLIGVATFAQQISTSSTNQFSFDNSLLTFNSSIDKLENDNTNSYPFDKEDSFQLDSSFYVKDSLVYPPTTKDYRKLGYNTALFAGTTVVIYGVLLLLPESVTKWDKEEMRKNGITAKWKENVKAGPVVDSDNFFFNYVTHPYAGAVYYMTARSCGFNIFESFTYSAIMSTFFWEYGVEAFAEIPSVQDLIITPIVGSAMGEGFFYAKKSILKNDSRVLNSRFLGKTSLFFMDPFNTIMDGCGYKQKVKTQLNVAPVGFNPYTKNTTWGLSFSASF from the coding sequence TTGATAACAATATTAAATAAAATATTTTTTACATTACCCATGATTCAAACAAAGAATAATATTTGCAGCTTACTTTTTACATTGATAGGAGTTGCAACATTTGCACAACAAATCAGCACCAGTAGTACTAACCAATTCTCATTTGACAACTCTTTATTAACTTTTAATTCTAGTATTGATAAATTAGAAAATGACAATACTAACAGTTATCCTTTTGACAAAGAGGATTCATTCCAATTAGACTCTTCTTTTTATGTTAAAGATTCCCTTGTATATCCACCTACAACAAAAGATTATAGAAAATTAGGATATAATACCGCTCTTTTCGCAGGTACTACTGTTGTTATTTACGGTGTTTTATTGTTGCTTCCTGAAAGCGTAACGAAATGGGACAAAGAAGAAATGAGAAAAAACGGAATTACAGCCAAATGGAAAGAGAATGTGAAAGCGGGTCCTGTAGTAGATAGTGACAACTTTTTTTTTAATTATGTTACCCATCCCTATGCTGGAGCGGTGTACTATATGACAGCTCGTAGTTGTGGCTTTAATATCTTTGAATCCTTTACTTATTCGGCTATAATGTCAACTTTCTTCTGGGAATACGGTGTTGAAGCTTTTGCAGAGATTCCTTCAGTGCAAGATTTAATTATTACACCTATTGTTGGTTCTGCAATGGGTGAGGGATTTTTTTATGCGAAGAAAAGCATTCTTAAAAATGATTCCAGAGTTTTAAATTCGCGATTTTTAGGCAAAACGTCTTTATTTTTTATGGATCCATTTAATACTATAATGGATGGTTGCGGCTACAAGCAAAAGGTAAAAACACAACTTAATGTAGCTCCAGTAGGATTCAATCCATATACTAAAAATACCACGTGGGGACTTAGTTTTTCGGCCAGTTTTTAA